Proteins from a genomic interval of Streptomyces sp. Tu6071:
- the phnE gene encoding phosphonate ABC transporter, permease protein PhnE: MTTTLEKPARLPVPPRPRRPRAQAAGWIIAAVVVAAHVIAWNSTGMSFTALVEGRDGMADFLAEAFPPDLSWDVLQPSLSAALVTLWIGLLGTTLSVPASLLLGLLAARTTAPAPWVYQATRSLLSFLRAVPDVVFALIFVTAVGLGPFPGVLALLLHNIGVMGKLWAEAIEDADPGPSQVLRSAGASRAQIAAHALLPTVTPQLTGLLMYRLDVNVRSSLVLGLVGAGGIGFLINQSIKLFQFDEMLTHILVVLVLVVVVDRISAAVRRRLS; encoded by the coding sequence ATGACCACCACCCTCGAAAAGCCCGCGCGCCTCCCCGTCCCGCCCCGCCCCCGCCGCCCCAGGGCCCAGGCCGCGGGCTGGATCATCGCCGCCGTCGTCGTCGCCGCCCACGTCATCGCCTGGAACTCCACCGGCATGTCCTTCACCGCCCTCGTGGAGGGCCGGGACGGCATGGCCGACTTCCTCGCCGAAGCCTTCCCGCCCGACCTGAGCTGGGACGTCCTCCAGCCGAGCCTGTCCGCCGCCCTCGTCACCCTGTGGATCGGCCTGCTCGGCACCACGCTCTCCGTGCCGGCCTCACTGCTCCTCGGGCTGCTCGCCGCGCGCACCACGGCCCCCGCGCCCTGGGTCTACCAGGCGACGCGCTCCCTGCTGTCGTTCCTGCGGGCCGTGCCCGACGTCGTCTTCGCGCTGATCTTCGTCACCGCGGTCGGCCTCGGCCCCTTCCCCGGCGTGCTGGCGCTGCTCCTGCACAACATCGGCGTCATGGGCAAGCTCTGGGCCGAGGCCATCGAGGACGCCGACCCCGGCCCCTCCCAGGTGCTGCGCTCGGCCGGGGCGAGCCGCGCGCAGATCGCGGCGCACGCCCTGCTCCCGACCGTCACCCCGCAACTCACCGGCCTGCTGATGTACCGCCTGGACGTCAACGTCCGTTCCTCCCTGGTCCTCGGCCTGGTCGGCGCCGGGGGCATCGGCTTCCTGATCAACCAGTCCATCAAGCTGTTCCAGTTCGACGAGATGCTCACCCACATCCTCGTCGTCCTGGTCCTGGTCGTCGTCGTGGACCGGATCTCGGCGGCGGTGCGCCGCCGCCTGTCATGA
- a CDS encoding phosphonate ABC transporter ATP-binding protein has product MLRMSGITVSYGPRTVLHGVDVSAAPGEMVAVLGANGSGKSTLLRAVIGLQPMTAGSVTLDSRPCGPLDIAMIFQHIHLVRRRTALENVCAGALGRLSPRHSLHPALFPHDVREEAMACLDRVGLADRAHDRAGGLSGGQQQRVAVARALCQRPRVLLADEPVSALDPAASEQVLGLLADLAHREKLPVLAVLHQPALADRHADRIIGLRDGRVLLDGAPGLDVDTLYQSSAVEPVS; this is encoded by the coding sequence ATGCTCAGGATGTCCGGCATCACCGTGAGCTACGGCCCGCGGACCGTGCTGCACGGCGTCGACGTGAGTGCCGCCCCCGGCGAGATGGTGGCGGTCCTGGGGGCCAACGGCTCCGGAAAGTCCACGCTCCTGCGGGCCGTCATCGGCCTCCAGCCCATGACAGCGGGCAGCGTGACCCTCGACAGCCGCCCCTGCGGCCCCCTCGACATCGCCATGATCTTCCAGCACATCCACCTCGTCCGGCGGCGCACCGCCCTGGAGAACGTGTGCGCCGGTGCCCTCGGGCGGCTGTCGCCGCGCCACTCCCTGCACCCCGCCCTCTTCCCGCACGACGTACGCGAGGAGGCCATGGCCTGTCTGGACCGGGTCGGCCTCGCCGACCGGGCCCACGACCGGGCCGGTGGCCTCTCCGGCGGACAGCAGCAGCGCGTCGCCGTGGCGCGCGCCCTGTGCCAGCGCCCGCGCGTCCTCCTGGCCGACGAACCGGTCTCCGCCCTCGACCCGGCCGCCTCCGAGCAGGTCCTCGGCCTGCTCGCCGACCTCGCGCACCGCGAGAAACTGCCCGTCCTCGCCGTCCTGCACCAGCCGGCGCTCGCCGACCGGCACGCGGACCGGATCATCGGCCTGCGCGACGGCCGCGTCCTGCTCGACGGGGCACCCGGGCTGGACGTCGACACCCTGTACCAGTCCTCCGCAGTGGAGCCCGTGTCATGA
- a CDS encoding phosphate/phosphite/phosphonate ABC transporter substrate-binding protein — MSVRRLTLATSLLLVPALGLTACGSDSSDKSAKTSATCPDGRIRFGVEPFEDPDKLTPAAKVLADALEETLDCEVELTITDDYSAEVLAMQNGKLDLAMFGPLGYVFASKRAKAEALASFSDEHGKVSSYTAGIWVPKDSPLKTVKDLKGHSLALASAGSTSGDALPRKALLDAGLKASDVRTNYAGGHPEALLALTNDTVDAAEINSQQLAGATESGTFDPSKYRRIWGSEPVPNDPITVRGDLDATFKKAIVDALLKLPADKVGKIGALLDVDPPAPLVAVDKSTYQTLFDLADTLHLTEKDV; from the coding sequence GTGTCCGTCCGTCGCCTCACCCTCGCCACCTCCCTCCTGCTCGTCCCGGCACTCGGCCTCACCGCCTGCGGGAGCGACTCGTCCGACAAGAGCGCGAAGACCTCCGCGACCTGCCCCGACGGCAGGATTCGCTTCGGGGTCGAGCCCTTCGAGGACCCCGACAAGCTCACCCCGGCGGCGAAGGTCCTGGCCGACGCCCTCGAGGAGACCCTTGACTGCGAGGTCGAGCTGACGATCACGGACGACTACTCCGCCGAAGTCCTCGCCATGCAGAACGGCAAGCTCGACCTCGCGATGTTCGGGCCGCTCGGATACGTCTTCGCCAGCAAGCGGGCCAAGGCCGAGGCCCTCGCCTCCTTCAGCGACGAGCACGGCAAGGTCTCCAGCTACACCGCCGGGATCTGGGTCCCCAAGGACTCGCCCCTGAAGACCGTCAAGGACCTCAAGGGCCACTCCCTCGCCCTCGCCTCGGCCGGGTCCACCTCTGGGGACGCCCTGCCGCGCAAGGCCCTCCTCGACGCCGGCCTGAAGGCGTCCGACGTCAGGACGAACTACGCCGGTGGTCACCCCGAGGCACTGCTCGCCCTGACCAACGACACGGTCGACGCCGCCGAGATCAACTCCCAGCAGCTCGCCGGCGCCACCGAGTCCGGCACCTTCGACCCGTCGAAGTACCGCAGGATATGGGGCTCCGAACCCGTCCCGAACGACCCGATCACGGTCCGCGGAGACCTCGACGCGACGTTCAAGAAGGCCATTGTGGACGCCCTGCTGAAGCTCCCCGCCGACAAGGTCGGGAAGATCGGCGCCCTGCTCGACGTCGACCCCCCGGCCCCCCTCGTCGCCGTCGACAAGTCGACCTACCAGACCCTCTTCGACCTGGCGGACACCCTCCACCTCACCGAGAAGGACGTCTGA
- a CDS encoding GntR family transcriptional regulator: MATPMHRSIAAELRQRIRTGAMKVGESLPSEARLCEEFTASRGPVRQALAALRDEGLISGGQGKRAVVLDVVAAQPFETFMSFTRRAEVTGHAPGQRLQEIALRRPGPEVAAALQIDPEDLAVQLVRLRLLDGRPAMLERMTYIEAVGRPLIDADLDAGSIYALLSERGVDLHSARHTFDAVPADALDARLLDVPEGHPLLRERRLTTDAQGVPLEWSDDRYRADVATVTVTNTRSARTMML; this comes from the coding sequence ATGGCCACACCAATGCACCGCTCCATCGCCGCCGAGTTGCGACAGCGCATCCGCACCGGGGCGATGAAGGTCGGCGAGTCGCTGCCGTCCGAGGCGCGGCTGTGCGAGGAGTTCACCGCTTCGCGCGGGCCGGTGCGGCAGGCGCTCGCGGCGTTGCGGGACGAGGGCCTGATCAGCGGGGGCCAGGGCAAGCGGGCCGTCGTCCTCGACGTCGTGGCCGCCCAGCCGTTCGAGACCTTCATGTCCTTCACCCGCCGCGCCGAGGTCACGGGCCACGCGCCGGGGCAGCGCCTGCAGGAGATCGCGCTGCGCCGTCCCGGGCCGGAGGTCGCCGCGGCCCTCCAGATCGATCCCGAGGACCTCGCGGTCCAACTGGTGCGGCTGCGGCTGCTCGACGGCCGGCCCGCCATGCTGGAGCGCATGACGTACATCGAGGCGGTCGGCAGGCCGCTGATCGACGCCGACCTCGACGCCGGGTCCATCTACGCCCTGCTCAGCGAGCGGGGGGTGGACCTGCATTCGGCCCGTCACACCTTCGACGCCGTACCGGCCGACGCGCTGGACGCCCGGCTGCTCGACGTGCCCGAGGGCCACCCGCTGCTGCGGGAGAGGCGGCTGACGACGGACGCCCAGGGCGTTCCCCTGGAGTGGTCGGACGACCGCTACCGGGCGGACGTCGCGACCGTCACCGTGACCAACACGCGCAGCGCGCGGACCATGATGCTGTGA
- a CDS encoding zinc-binding dehydrogenase encodes MNDVNALNSQHGDRARYARWEGVGRPFALVTTGLPRPAPGETLVRIDLATVCGSDLHTVRGRRPSPVPAVLGHEQVGTVVAVGAGGASCVDGTPVEPGMRVVWSVSASCGDCDRCARAMPQKCRRLRKYGHEALDEAAPLTGGFATHCVVLPGTAVVAVPDGLPDRVVCPASCATATVAAVLAEAGPLEGRQVLVTGAGMLGVTAAAMAASAGAHVVVMDPHPLRRKRALRFGAVRVCDTDGVPEDMDVAVELSGRAEAVEACLRSLAVGGTAVLAGSVSPGDPVALDPEWVVRGLHRLVGVHNYRPADLQRAVDFLAAHHRRLPFAELVEGAYPLEGLDEAVAAAHDAVAPRQAVVPSA; translated from the coding sequence GTGAACGACGTCAACGCTCTGAACAGTCAACACGGGGACCGGGCTCGCTACGCGCGCTGGGAGGGGGTGGGCCGGCCCTTCGCGCTGGTGACGACCGGCCTTCCGCGCCCCGCCCCGGGGGAGACGCTCGTCCGGATCGACCTGGCGACCGTGTGCGGCAGCGATCTGCACACCGTGCGCGGGCGCCGTCCGTCCCCCGTTCCCGCCGTGCTGGGCCACGAGCAGGTGGGCACGGTGGTCGCCGTCGGCGCGGGAGGGGCGTCCTGCGTGGACGGCACGCCCGTCGAGCCCGGGATGCGGGTGGTGTGGTCGGTGTCCGCCTCGTGCGGCGACTGCGATCGCTGCGCGCGCGCCATGCCGCAGAAGTGCCGACGGCTCCGCAAGTACGGGCACGAGGCGCTGGACGAGGCCGCGCCGCTGACCGGCGGCTTCGCCACGCACTGCGTGGTGCTGCCGGGCACGGCCGTCGTCGCGGTGCCCGACGGCCTGCCCGACCGCGTCGTGTGTCCCGCCTCCTGCGCCACCGCCACGGTCGCCGCCGTGCTCGCCGAGGCCGGTCCCCTGGAGGGCCGGCAGGTCCTGGTGACCGGCGCGGGCATGCTCGGTGTCACCGCCGCGGCCATGGCGGCCTCGGCGGGCGCGCACGTCGTCGTCATGGACCCGCACCCACTGCGCAGGAAACGCGCCCTGCGCTTCGGCGCGGTGAGGGTCTGTGACACGGACGGCGTGCCGGAGGACATGGACGTCGCCGTCGAGCTGTCCGGCCGCGCGGAAGCCGTCGAGGCGTGCCTGCGGTCCCTGGCGGTGGGCGGCACGGCTGTGCTCGCCGGCTCGGTGTCCCCCGGGGACCCGGTGGCGCTGGACCCCGAGTGGGTGGTGCGCGGGCTGCACAGGCTGGTGGGCGTGCACAACTACCGGCCCGCCGACCTCCAGCGGGCGGTCGACTTCCTGGCCGCACACCACCGACGGCTCCCGTTCGCCGAACTCGTCGAAGGCGCCTACCCGTTGGAAGGGCTGGACGAGGCCGTCGCGGCGGCTCACGACGCCGTGGCGCCCCGGCAGGCCGTCGTGCCCTCCGCGTGA
- a CDS encoding cobalt-precorrin-6A reductase, whose protein sequence is MPAPHVLILGGTTEARRLAEALTGTPWRVTTSLAGRVAAPRALPGAVRVGGFGGTGGLTAWLRAHHVVALVDATHPFAATMSFHAAGAAAGAGVPLLALRRPGWTRAPGDDWHDAASLDEAASLLPALGTRVFLTTGRTGLAAFTGRPGLWFLVRAVDPPEPPLPARAEVLLDRGPFTLEGERALLARHRVDLLVTKDSGGAATAPKLTAAREAGIPVVVVRRPPVPDGVPEAADPAGALDWLAALAP, encoded by the coding sequence GTGCCCGCCCCGCACGTCCTGATCCTCGGCGGTACGACGGAGGCCCGCCGTCTCGCCGAGGCGCTGACCGGCACCCCCTGGCGCGTCACGACCTCGCTCGCAGGCCGCGTCGCCGCCCCGCGCGCCCTGCCGGGTGCCGTGCGCGTCGGCGGCTTCGGCGGTACGGGCGGGCTCACGGCCTGGCTGCGCGCGCACCACGTCGTCGCGCTCGTCGACGCGACCCACCCCTTCGCCGCCACGATGAGCTTCCACGCGGCCGGGGCCGCCGCCGGGGCGGGCGTCCCGCTCCTCGCCCTGCGCCGCCCCGGCTGGACCCGCGCCCCGGGCGATGACTGGCACGACGCGGCCTCGCTCGACGAGGCGGCGTCCCTCCTGCCCGCGCTCGGCACCCGCGTCTTCCTGACGACGGGCCGTACAGGGCTCGCCGCCTTCACCGGGCGCCCCGGCCTGTGGTTCCTCGTGCGCGCGGTCGACCCGCCCGAGCCGCCGCTCCCCGCCCGTGCCGAAGTCCTCCTCGACCGGGGCCCGTTCACGCTCGAAGGGGAACGCGCCCTGCTCGCCCGCCACCGCGTGGACCTCCTCGTCACGAAGGACAGCGGGGGAGCGGCCACGGCGCCGAAGCTCACGGCGGCGCGCGAGGCGGGCATCCCGGTGGTCGTCGTCCGCAGACCGCCCGTACCGGACGGGGTGCCGGAGGCGGCGGACCCGGCGGGCGCCCTCGACTGGCTGGCGGCGCTCGCCCCGTAG
- the cobM gene encoding precorrin-4 C(11)-methyltransferase — translation MTVYFIGAGPGAADLITLRGARTLARCPVCLYAGSLVPAELLAECPPGARLVDTAHLDLDAITAEFSRAHEAGQDVARLHSGDPSVFSAVAEQMRRLDALGIPYEVVPGVPAFAAAAAALKRELTVPTVGQTVVLTRVAQEATPMPEGEDLATLGRSGALLVLHLAARYVDRVTAELLPHYGADCPAAVVAHASRPEELILRGTLGTIAAETRAAGITRTAVILVGRTLGASSFRDSHLYSAARERHTC, via the coding sequence ATGACCGTGTACTTCATCGGCGCGGGTCCCGGCGCCGCCGACCTCATCACCCTGCGCGGCGCGCGCACCCTCGCCCGCTGCCCCGTGTGCCTGTACGCGGGCAGCCTCGTCCCCGCCGAACTCCTCGCCGAGTGCCCGCCCGGCGCGCGCCTCGTCGACACCGCGCACCTCGATCTCGACGCCATCACCGCCGAGTTCTCCCGCGCGCACGAGGCCGGTCAGGACGTGGCCCGCCTCCACTCGGGCGACCCCTCCGTCTTCAGCGCGGTCGCCGAGCAGATGCGCCGCCTCGACGCCCTCGGCATCCCGTACGAGGTCGTCCCGGGCGTCCCCGCCTTCGCCGCCGCCGCTGCCGCGCTGAAGCGGGAACTGACCGTGCCCACGGTCGGCCAGACCGTCGTCCTCACCCGTGTCGCACAGGAGGCGACCCCCATGCCCGAGGGCGAGGACCTCGCGACCCTCGGCCGCAGCGGCGCCCTCCTCGTCCTGCACCTCGCCGCCCGCTACGTCGACCGCGTCACCGCCGAACTCCTCCCGCACTACGGCGCCGACTGCCCCGCCGCCGTCGTCGCCCACGCCTCCCGGCCCGAGGAGCTGATCCTGCGCGGCACGCTCGGCACGATCGCCGCCGAGACCAGGGCCGCGGGGATCACCCGCACCGCCGTCATCTTGGTCGGCCGCACCCTGGGCGCCTCCTCGTTCCGCGACAGCCACCTCTACTCGGCGGCGCGCGAGCGCCACACGTGCTGA
- a CDS encoding bifunctional cobalt-precorrin-7 (C(5))-methyltransferase/cobalt-precorrin-6B (C(15))-methyltransferase: protein MTAAPAPAPQDAVTVVGIGAEGWPGVPEASRAVLRAADVVFGGPRQLDLLPPECAAVRVPWPSPLRPALPGLLAAHDGRTRVVLASGDPMFYGIGRTLTALLGPDAVRVLPHPSSVAHACARLGWAREDVDVVSVVGRPLARIAAALHPRRRLLVLGAGPDTPVQVAALLRARGFGPSRLRVLEQLGGPRERTSPEATADAWDAPDADPLHIVAVECRRAPGAPRLGAVPGLPDEAYAHDGQLTKRYPRAVTLAALAPAPGEVLWDVGGGSGSIAIEWLRTHPSCRAFSVERDPVRAARISENADRLGVPALRVVTGAAPAALTGLPTPDAVFIGGGLTAPGLLDACWAALPEGGRLVANTVTLESEAVLSAARKRYGGELVRLSVAHAVPVGGFTGWRQAMPLTQWLVEKTPSGADIP from the coding sequence GTGACCGCAGCGCCCGCCCCCGCCCCGCAGGACGCCGTCACCGTCGTCGGTATCGGCGCCGAGGGCTGGCCCGGTGTCCCCGAGGCGTCCCGCGCCGTCCTGCGCGCGGCCGACGTGGTCTTCGGCGGCCCCCGCCAACTGGACCTGCTGCCCCCCGAGTGCGCCGCCGTCCGCGTCCCCTGGCCCTCGCCGCTGCGCCCGGCGCTCCCCGGACTGCTCGCCGCGCACGACGGGCGCACACGCGTCGTCCTCGCGAGCGGCGACCCGATGTTCTACGGGATCGGCCGGACCCTCACCGCTCTCCTCGGCCCCGACGCCGTCCGCGTCCTGCCGCACCCCTCCTCCGTCGCCCACGCGTGCGCCCGCCTCGGCTGGGCCCGCGAGGACGTGGACGTCGTCTCCGTCGTCGGGCGCCCCCTCGCCCGGATCGCCGCGGCCCTCCACCCGCGCCGCCGCCTCCTCGTCCTCGGCGCGGGACCCGACACCCCCGTGCAGGTCGCGGCACTGCTCCGCGCGCGCGGCTTCGGGCCCAGCCGCCTGCGGGTGCTCGAACAACTCGGCGGCCCCCGGGAACGCACGAGCCCCGAAGCCACCGCCGACGCGTGGGACGCCCCGGACGCGGACCCGCTGCACATCGTCGCCGTCGAGTGCCGGCGCGCCCCGGGGGCCCCGCGCCTCGGCGCCGTGCCGGGACTGCCCGACGAGGCGTACGCGCACGACGGGCAGCTCACCAAGCGCTACCCGCGCGCCGTCACCCTCGCGGCGCTCGCGCCCGCGCCCGGGGAAGTCCTGTGGGATGTCGGCGGCGGCTCGGGATCGATCGCGATCGAGTGGCTGCGCACCCACCCGTCCTGCCGCGCGTTCAGCGTCGAGCGCGACCCCGTGCGCGCCGCGCGCATCAGCGAGAACGCCGACCGCCTCGGCGTCCCCGCGCTCCGCGTCGTGACCGGGGCCGCGCCCGCCGCGCTCACCGGACTGCCCACGCCCGACGCCGTGTTCATCGGCGGCGGACTCACCGCACCGGGCCTGCTCGACGCCTGCTGGGCGGCGCTGCCCGAGGGCGGCAGGCTCGTGGCCAACACCGTGACGCTGGAGTCCGAGGCGGTGCTGAGCGCGGCCCGGAAGCGCTACGGGGGTGAACTCGTGCGGCTCTCGGTCGCGCACGCCGTCCCCGTCGGCGGCTTCACGGGCTGGCGCCAGGCCATGCCGCTGACGCAGTGGCTCGTCGAGAAGACCCCCTCTGGAGCTGACATCCCATGA
- the tsaD gene encoding tRNA (adenosine(37)-N6)-threonylcarbamoyltransferase complex transferase subunit TsaD, with protein MTAPLVLGIESSCDETGAGLVRDGRLLGHAVASSMDAHARYGGVVPEIAARAHVHAVRPVIRRALDEAGVRARDIDAVAVTTGPGLAGALQVGLAAAKGLAYGLGVPLHGVHHLAGHVAADTLEHGPLPSPCVVLIVSGGHTSLLLVRDLAREPIAHLGDTLDDAAGECFDKVARVFGLPYPGGPAIDRAAREGDPGAVVFPRPLLGGHDFSFSGLKTAAARWAERHAGGVLPVADGAAALQEAVADTLTRKAVAACAEHGVGTLVVVGGVAANSRVRALAEERCRAAGIELRVPPLRLCTDNGAMIAAVGDLLVRAGAEPAPLDVSVDPSAPLEYAALHPVGRG; from the coding sequence GTGACCGCTCCGCTCGTACTGGGCATCGAGTCCTCCTGCGACGAGACCGGCGCGGGCCTGGTCAGGGACGGCAGGCTCCTCGGGCACGCGGTGGCGTCGAGCATGGACGCGCACGCGCGCTACGGCGGTGTCGTGCCCGAGATCGCCGCGCGGGCGCACGTGCACGCGGTGCGCCCGGTGATCCGGCGCGCGCTCGACGAGGCGGGGGTGCGGGCGCGGGACATCGACGCGGTCGCGGTCACGACGGGTCCGGGTCTGGCCGGGGCGCTCCAGGTGGGCCTCGCGGCGGCGAAGGGCCTCGCGTACGGGCTCGGCGTGCCGCTGCACGGGGTGCACCACCTCGCGGGTCACGTCGCGGCGGACACGCTGGAGCACGGGCCGCTCCCCTCGCCCTGCGTCGTGCTCATCGTCTCGGGCGGGCACACCTCACTGCTGCTCGTGCGGGACCTGGCGCGGGAGCCGATCGCGCACCTCGGGGACACGCTGGACGACGCGGCGGGCGAGTGCTTCGACAAGGTGGCGCGCGTCTTCGGGCTGCCGTACCCGGGCGGTCCGGCCATCGACCGGGCCGCGCGCGAGGGCGATCCGGGCGCGGTGGTCTTCCCGCGCCCGCTGCTCGGCGGTCACGACTTCTCGTTCTCGGGGCTCAAGACGGCGGCGGCACGCTGGGCGGAGCGGCACGCGGGAGGGGTGCTGCCGGTCGCCGACGGCGCCGCGGCGCTTCAGGAGGCGGTCGCGGACACGCTGACGCGCAAGGCGGTGGCGGCCTGCGCGGAACACGGCGTGGGCACGCTCGTCGTGGTCGGCGGAGTCGCCGCGAACTCACGGGTCCGCGCGCTCGCCGAGGAGCGCTGCCGCGCCGCCGGGATCGAGCTGCGCGTACCGCCCCTGCGGCTGTGCACGGACAACGGGGCGATGATCGCGGCAGTGGGGGACCTCCTCGTGCGGGCGGGAGCGGAGCCCGCGCCGCTCGACGTCTCGGTCGATCCCTCGGCGCCGCTGGAGTACGCGGCGCTGCACCCGGTGGGCAGGGGCTGA